In Achromobacter spanius, the following proteins share a genomic window:
- a CDS encoding MexW/MexI family multidrug efflux RND transporter permease subunit encodes MKFTDLFVRRPVLALVVSTLILLLGIKALSGLPVRQYPLTESTTITITTQYPGASPELMQGFVTQPIAQSVATVEGIDYLSSSSTQGRSVITVRMKLNADSNKAMTEVMAKVNEVKYRLPQDVYDPVLVKSAGEATAVAYVGFSSTTLSLAALTDYLSRVVQPQLSSIDGVASVELYGGQKLAMRVWLDPNRMAARGISAGELAQALRDNNVQAAPGQAKGLYVVSNIQVNTDLVNVAEFRDLVVKRDGDALVRLGDVATVELGAASTDSSGLMDGEPAVYFGLNATPVGNPLVIVKRLQELLPNIKQNLPPGTSVQVPFELARFISASIDGVMQTLLEAIAIVVVVIFLCLGSLRAVLIPVVTIPLSMLGGAAIMALFGFSVNLLTLLAMVLAIGLVVDDAIVVVENVHRHIEEGKSPVRAALIGAREVAGPVIAMTITLAAVYAPIGLMGGLTGSLFKEFAFTLAGAVVVSGVIALTLSPVMSSFLLNSRVSDGWMARRAEHFFGRLGNAYGSVLDVSLRHRWVTGLIAVAVLISLPFLYNTAQRELAPVEDQSTVLTAIKSPQQANIDYVEKFGKKWDDVMKTVPEQKGRWLINGSDGVSNSIGGVDFVDWQDRKRSADEIQADMQSLANQVEGSNIFAFQLPSLPGSTGGLPVQMVLMSAADYPVVYEAMEGLKKAARESGLFMVVDSDLDYNNPVVQLKVDRAKANSLGVTMKDIGDTLAVLVGENYVNRFGMDGRSYDVIPQSRREQRVSPEALAQFHVKSASGAQVPLSNLVTVSMGVEPNSLTQFNQLNAATFQAIPMPGVTMGDAVKFLSAQAQRLPAGFSYDWQSDARQFSQEGSALMITFVFAIIVIYLVLAAQYESLRDPFIILVSVPMSICGALIPLALGMATINIYTQIGLVTLIGLISKHGILMVEFANEMQLSHGLDRRAAMEQAARIRLRPILMTTAAMVMGLIPLLFATGAGAHSRYSLGLVIVVGLLVGTLFTLFVLPTVYTVFARDHRAAHDTPRARELMAAQAEDARPATTH; translated from the coding sequence ATGAAATTCACCGATCTCTTCGTGCGTCGGCCAGTGCTGGCCCTGGTGGTCAGCACCCTGATCCTGCTGCTGGGCATCAAGGCGCTGAGCGGCCTGCCGGTGCGGCAGTATCCGCTGACCGAAAGCACCACCATCACCATCACCACGCAATACCCCGGCGCATCGCCCGAGCTGATGCAGGGTTTTGTCACGCAACCCATCGCGCAATCCGTGGCCACGGTGGAAGGCATCGACTACCTGTCGTCGTCGTCCACCCAGGGCCGCAGCGTCATCACGGTACGGATGAAGCTGAATGCCGATTCCAACAAGGCCATGACGGAGGTCATGGCCAAGGTCAACGAGGTCAAGTACCGCCTGCCGCAAGACGTCTACGACCCGGTGCTGGTCAAGTCCGCGGGCGAGGCGACCGCCGTGGCCTATGTGGGCTTTTCCAGCACCACGCTGTCATTGGCGGCGCTGACCGATTACCTGTCGCGCGTGGTGCAGCCGCAGTTGTCGTCGATAGACGGCGTGGCCAGCGTGGAACTCTACGGCGGGCAAAAGCTGGCGATGCGTGTATGGCTGGATCCCAACCGCATGGCGGCGCGCGGCATTTCGGCGGGCGAGCTGGCCCAGGCGCTGCGCGACAACAACGTGCAGGCGGCGCCCGGCCAGGCCAAGGGCCTGTATGTGGTGTCCAACATCCAGGTCAACACTGATCTTGTGAATGTGGCGGAATTCCGCGACCTGGTCGTCAAGCGCGATGGCGACGCGCTGGTGCGGCTGGGCGATGTGGCCACGGTGGAATTGGGGGCCGCGTCCACCGATTCCAGCGGGCTGATGGACGGCGAACCGGCCGTTTACTTCGGCCTGAACGCTACGCCGGTCGGCAACCCGCTGGTCATCGTCAAGCGCTTGCAGGAACTGCTGCCCAACATCAAGCAGAACCTTCCGCCCGGCACCAGCGTGCAAGTGCCCTTCGAGCTGGCGCGCTTCATCAGCGCGTCCATCGACGGCGTGATGCAAACCTTGCTGGAAGCCATTGCCATCGTGGTGGTGGTGATCTTCCTGTGCCTGGGTTCATTGCGGGCAGTGCTGATTCCCGTCGTCACCATTCCGCTGTCCATGCTGGGCGGGGCGGCCATCATGGCGCTGTTCGGTTTCAGCGTGAACCTGTTGACGCTGCTGGCGATGGTGCTGGCGATCGGCCTGGTGGTGGACGACGCGATTGTGGTTGTGGAAAACGTGCACCGGCATATCGAAGAGGGCAAATCGCCCGTGCGGGCGGCGTTGATCGGCGCGCGTGAGGTCGCGGGGCCGGTGATCGCCATGACCATCACGCTGGCCGCGGTGTATGCGCCCATCGGCCTGATGGGCGGGCTGACCGGGTCGCTCTTCAAGGAATTCGCCTTTACGCTGGCGGGCGCGGTGGTGGTGTCGGGCGTCATTGCGCTGACCCTGTCGCCCGTGATGAGTTCGTTTCTGCTGAACAGCCGCGTGTCCGATGGCTGGATGGCGCGCCGCGCCGAGCACTTCTTTGGCCGACTGGGCAACGCCTATGGCAGCGTGCTGGACGTGTCGCTGCGGCATCGCTGGGTGACGGGGCTGATTGCGGTGGCGGTGCTGATCAGCCTGCCGTTCCTGTACAACACCGCGCAGCGCGAGCTGGCGCCGGTGGAAGACCAGTCGACCGTGCTGACCGCGATCAAGTCGCCGCAGCAGGCCAACATTGATTACGTGGAGAAGTTCGGCAAGAAGTGGGACGACGTCATGAAGACCGTGCCCGAGCAGAAGGGGCGCTGGCTGATCAATGGATCGGATGGCGTGTCCAACAGCATCGGTGGGGTGGACTTCGTGGACTGGCAGGACCGCAAGCGCAGCGCCGACGAGATCCAGGCCGACATGCAGTCGCTGGCCAATCAGGTGGAAGGCAGCAACATCTTCGCGTTCCAGTTGCCGTCCTTGCCGGGTTCCACCGGCGGCCTGCCCGTGCAGATGGTGCTGATGAGCGCGGCCGATTATCCGGTGGTCTACGAGGCCATGGAAGGCTTGAAGAAGGCCGCGCGCGAAAGCGGCCTGTTCATGGTGGTGGATAGCGACCTGGACTACAACAACCCGGTGGTGCAGTTAAAGGTGGACCGCGCCAAGGCCAACAGCCTGGGCGTCACCATGAAAGACATCGGCGACACCTTGGCGGTGCTGGTGGGCGAAAACTACGTCAACCGCTTCGGCATGGACGGGCGTTCGTATGACGTCATTCCGCAGAGCCGGCGCGAACAACGTGTGTCGCCAGAAGCCTTGGCGCAGTTCCACGTCAAGAGCGCCAGCGGCGCGCAGGTGCCGCTGTCCAACCTGGTCACGGTGTCCATGGGCGTGGAACCCAATTCGCTGACCCAGTTCAACCAGTTGAATGCCGCCACGTTCCAGGCCATACCGATGCCCGGCGTCACCATGGGCGACGCGGTGAAGTTCCTGTCGGCACAGGCGCAGCGGCTGCCCGCCGGCTTCAGCTATGACTGGCAATCGGATGCGCGCCAGTTCAGCCAGGAAGGCTCGGCGCTGATGATCACCTTCGTCTTCGCCATCATCGTCATCTACCTGGTGCTGGCCGCGCAGTACGAGAGCTTGCGCGACCCGTTCATCATCCTGGTCAGCGTACCCATGTCGATCTGCGGCGCGCTGATTCCGCTGGCGCTGGGCATGGCCACCATCAATATCTATACGCAGATCGGCCTGGTGACGTTGATCGGCCTGATCAGCAAGCACGGCATCCTGATGGTGGAGTTCGCCAATGAGATGCAGCTTAGCCACGGGCTGGATCGGCGCGCGGCGATGGAGCAGGCCGCCCGCATCCGGCTGCGTCCCATCTTGATGACGACGGCCGCGATGGTGATGGGGCTGATCCCGCTGCTGTTCGCCACGGGGGCCGGCGCGCACAGCCGCTACAGCCTGGGCCTGGTGATCGTGGTGGGGCTGTTGGTGGGCACGCTGTTCACGCTGTTTGTGCTGCCCACCGTGTACACCGTGTTCGCCCGCGACCATCGGGCCGCCCACGACACGCCGCGAGCGCGTGAACTGATGGCGGCGCAGGCCGAAGACGCCCGCCCGGCGACCACGCATTAA
- a CDS encoding efflux RND transporter periplasmic adaptor subunit produces MKAKSGAWAASAVVLVLAVAGGLAWKYSQASQQGEWAMAPAKVAVAPAVQAAFPMALSGIGSLEATRQVQVPAEVDGSVTQILFTAGQQVKAGQVLVQMNDAPEQGELARLQAQARNARALLERTRRLLPQQAATREQLEQAQADHDQAAADIKRVQALIEQKRVKAPFDGVLGVRRVNLGQFTRAGDALVSLTDASTVYANITLPEQALGAVRAGQPVTVTVDAHAGREFAGQVTAVEPQVDAGSRTVRVQATLANADGALAAGMFAHGRIGLPDRPNVITVPETAVSYSAYGDSVFVLARPEGGQEGAAATVRQAYVKTAERMRGRVVVTDGLQAGDQVVTSGQLRLHNGAAVEVIPSDTVALGTTVQTPTQTVAQAPVQAD; encoded by the coding sequence ATGAAGGCGAAATCCGGGGCATGGGCAGCAAGCGCCGTCGTGCTGGTGTTGGCGGTGGCAGGTGGGCTGGCCTGGAAGTACAGCCAGGCGTCGCAGCAGGGTGAATGGGCGATGGCGCCTGCCAAGGTGGCCGTGGCGCCCGCGGTGCAGGCGGCCTTTCCAATGGCGTTGAGCGGGATCGGGTCCCTGGAGGCGACGCGCCAGGTGCAGGTGCCGGCGGAAGTGGACGGCAGCGTCACGCAGATCCTTTTCACGGCGGGCCAGCAGGTCAAGGCCGGCCAAGTGCTGGTGCAGATGAACGATGCGCCCGAACAGGGTGAACTGGCGCGCTTGCAGGCGCAGGCCCGTAATGCGCGCGCCTTGCTCGAACGCACGCGGCGCCTGTTGCCGCAACAGGCGGCCACGCGAGAACAGTTGGAGCAGGCGCAGGCGGACCATGATCAGGCCGCCGCCGACATTAAGCGGGTGCAGGCGCTGATTGAGCAAAAGCGCGTCAAGGCGCCGTTTGACGGCGTGCTGGGTGTGCGGCGCGTCAACCTGGGCCAGTTCACCCGGGCGGGCGATGCATTGGTATCGCTGACGGACGCCTCCACCGTGTACGCCAACATCACCTTGCCCGAACAGGCATTGGGCGCGGTGCGCGCCGGGCAGCCGGTGACGGTGACGGTGGACGCCCATGCCGGACGCGAGTTCGCCGGCCAGGTGACGGCCGTGGAACCACAGGTGGATGCCGGTTCGCGCACGGTGCGCGTGCAAGCCACCCTGGCCAACGCCGACGGAGCGCTTGCGGCCGGCATGTTCGCGCACGGCCGTATCGGCCTGCCTGACCGCCCCAACGTGATCACCGTGCCCGAAACCGCCGTCAGCTACAGCGCCTATGGCGACTCCGTATTTGTGCTGGCGCGCCCCGAGGGCGGCCAGGAAGGCGCCGCCGCCACGGTGCGGCAAGCCTATGTCAAGACCGCCGAACGCATGCGCGGCCGGGTGGTCGTGACCGACGGCCTGCAAGCGGGCGACCAGGTGGTGACGTCAGGCCAGCTGCGCCTGCATAACGGCGCGGCGGTGGAAGTCATTCCGTCCGACACCGTCGCGCTGGGTACGACTGTGCAAACCCCGACGCAAACCGTGGCGCAAGCCCCGGTGCAAGCTGATTGA